The Nicotiana tabacum cultivar K326 chromosome 1, ASM71507v2, whole genome shotgun sequence genome segment TAAAAATTGTCTTCACGACATCCTTGAAGTTAGATGGAAATGGTGCACCTACAAATTGGGCATAGAGAATTAATGACAAAAGTATTGGTTTAGTCCAAACAAAGATGGAAAGAGAATTGATATCAGTAAGCTAGAATATCTCATCACGCCTGGCCCAGCCATCCACTTCCAATCCCAGACACTGCCACGACACCTCCTCTCCCAACAGAACCAAGTCAAAAGTAAACAATTGAAGCAATGTATTGTCAAAAGCGAAGGGAAATaagatttattttttgtttatttttcttttgaatgGGGATGTGGAATAAAGGGGCCCCTCCAACATATTTTTTATTCGTCACAACTTCACTCGGCCCCGAGACCAAGAAGTTGActttaatactccctccgtttcaatttatgtgaatccatttgactgggcacggagtttaagagaagagagaatacttttaaacttgtggtgtaaaataaggcacatatattttgtgtggctataaatcattgcataaaggtaaattgtttccaaataaggaaagggggtcattctttttggcacagactaaAAGGCAATAGGTTcaaataaattgaaacagagggagtattataCTAGTACTAGCTTTTTTGAGAAGTGAAAATTTTACTAAACAAAAGTAGAACCATACTACTTGAAGTATAATGATGACAGAGTAGAAAAGTAGAATGATAATACAGTAGTTTTTAGTTGGTTTGATGAGGAATTAGATGATAAGTGAAATGAGAATTACTAAATGAGATTACACTCTTGAAATGTGTGGGAGTAACACCGCTATCTTAATATTTTAGATGAGTGTCGAACATTTGATGCCTTCCAAAATAAAAACTGTGTACTTACCGAGCCTCTGAGGAAATATAGATTCGTCATCCAATTGAGTTTCAATCCAGTCCATCAAATACTCAACGTATTTTGGAGCCGAAACTTCAATAGGCTTCTTAATTTGCACACCATCAGCCCATCTGTACTCATACCTAAAATCAATATGTGAAGAAGTCAGGAAGACTATGTGAAGTTTTCTCCTCTTGAAACATAAAAAAATAACACCATAAGAAACTTCTATTGTCtattgtttatttttcttcttcttgagccgagggtccttcggaaacagcctctctatccctccggggtaggggtaaggtctgcgtacactctacgctccccagaccccacttgtgggattttactgggttgttgttgttgtcgttgtagACTATTAATCAAAGTCGGACTTGATTAAGGAGGAATGAGCATTCACACGGTTAAGATGACCAGCAAAATAAGTAACTTTCTTTGTAAAGATGCAGCGGAAAATGCAATTCACCAATAACTAATGAAAGACAAGCAGAAAAAacatattatgaagaaaaaaaaaaggtctagacttctattcttctttttttttttagtaagtAATAATGGTCTAGACTTCTGGCTGCAGCGTTAAGTTTAAATGGTGAGAGTAAGATAGTGAACTAGAAGGAACAATTGTGTTGATGTACGTCCAAATATTAATCATTTAAGCTTTTTATGACAATAAGCAGCCTTCATAATCCAAACCGTTCATTGTATTCTGCTTCCTCTTTGCGATAAAGAACCGCACTGTTCAACTCAACCAAACCAGATCCAATTATTATTAGGTTTTTCTGGATGAATAGTGCAGTTTCAATACAGAGATCAAAAATTAATTCACTTTACCAAACTGTGAATGAAACAATAATTAGTAACTCACACAGTGTTAGTTCATAATTAATACATATTGGTAACTTCCTCGATTAGTGTGTCTGTTCGGTGAACTTCTTAAAATGCTCATTGTTTAAATGCTTTCTTATAACTTACCAGCTATAGGTACTTATTACCTAATCAAAAAAAATTACCAGCTACAAGTGGCAGCATTTTCAAAGGCAGCGCATGTAGAAAAGCACCAGGATCAGCTGGGGTTCTAAACGCAAAGTGCAACTGAAGTGTGTGCTttagcaaataaatgcacatatgAAGAAAAAAAGTGAAATCAGTCGATCAATTAATCAACTATCCCTAAATCCCAGATTTTTGTTAGAGTTGAATACATAAATTCTCTATATCGACTCACTAAATTCAACTCCATTTCATTCCAATACCAAATAGTCTGTCTTTTAAAGCAAGTTAGAAGATCCCTAGAACTATAAATTCTCTAAATCTCACATTTATCTCTACATGGCCATACAAGTTTCTAACCAAATAGAAAGATTTCTGACAAATACCAAACCTAATATAAGAGTAACAACAACTTACTCTAAAACAGTTGTCATCGCCTAATAGGTCCTTTATTTTAATTGTGTTCTATTCTTAGTAAAATTTACAATGATTCCAATAGATGGTAAGTCTTTTGAGACACCTTTCCTCAATATGATTTTCCATGAACCTTGTCCCTTTTATCACCTTCAATCATTATGTATCAGTGCATATGGAGGTCTACACAGGACATGGCCAAAACATCTCAAGTGATTTTCTCTAATTTTATCGTATATGTATGCTACTTAGACCCTTTTTCAAATGCAATCATTTCTGATCTTTTCTAATCTTGTACAACTGAACATTCATCTTAGCATCCGCAGTTCTATGATATTCATCTTATGGGTTGATTTGACCTTAAGAAGAATAACATTCCCTCCCATATAACATTGTTGGTTGTGTAACCTTCCTTTAGGATGTCTTTCATTTCTAAGGAATGGAGCAAATTGCAATTAGTTGAAGCATGTGAAACGAAACCATGTCAATCAAGCGcaactttttttaaatttcaaacacATGCGTACAGCCATTTAAGCATTACAATCATATTTAACTACTATGTAGTTTTCTTATATTAGATTTTCAATTATACTTACTAATCACTTGCCATAATGTTTCCTTGAGAATTAATGTATCGTGTTGTGGACCATATTTACTATTTACTGTCACTCTCTTCGAGACAGATTATAGGACCATATTTACTATTTACTGTCACTCTCTTCAAGACAGATTATAGGCGCTAAAGCACACTAGGGAAGGGAGGGATAACTTAGTGGaaatgaccccccccccccaaccacaAATCCCCAGTAAACAAAGTGGGAAGGGCCAATATTGGACTGCAGGGTAGGCGGGTTTAAGGTTGAAGTTTACTATATCCAAAAAAGTTAACACTAGTATTAAAATCATGAACTTAATGTGTGTCCTCTGCccttttgtttgtggagattCTTTTGGGGAACTAAAAGACAGATATCTTCCCACACATAGAGTAGTAAATGATATGAAAAATATTTCAGAACAAACTTTCCACCTAGCCTGATGAATAAGAATCATAATCAGTTAATAACATCATCTCAATATTTATCTTTTGGGAATTAAACCTGAAATGTGCAAAAACGTATCATCTCTTTGTACCATTGACCATTAATTAATGTACATGCTCATCTTTACTCTGACTGTTGGTCAAAGAAGCGCTGTGGCAtcctctctcatttccgaacagCTTGCAGCACATATGGAAAGTACTTCAGCAACCATGATTTATTTTGCAAGAACTCTCTGCAGGCCTCTTTCAAGCTGATCAAACTAATCGTGCTTCCGATCAGAGATTCATTCATGTGGTATCGAATACCAGACCACAGATTTCCTTTCATGTAATTTTAGAAggatattttcattaatttcccacagTTGCCTAAGGAAGATCAATGAAGATTCATAGTAATTATTCTTCTTAACTGGCTCAGTTCTTGTTTATTAGCACCTAGATAAATTAACTCCACATAGAGGATAGCTTTGCAAAACTTTAGAACATTCACCACTTAGTAAGATCTGATAAGAACTGAAATCATTTCATAAGTACAAATATCAATAGAGAAAGCAATGAGGGAATGACTAACAGTAATTTTAACCCTTCTCAAATATTCCTAAGAAAAGCAAcctttttaattataaaatcaGAGAGCATCTAAATgatttttccttattcttataCATAACTGAACTACATAGCAAATAGTAGTTTGTACAAGTATCATCAAGGGTCATTTACTGAACATACTTAGGGCCTGCAGTCATTGTAGGGCAGTTCTCTGGCGTACAGAACTCAGTCAGGGTGCCATAAAGTAGATTCACCTGGTTGAAGAAATCAACAGCTGGATATTGCAAGATAAAACCTCCATTCAGTTTTGAAATTTAGATTAGCTTATCACAAAAACTGAGCAAAGAAACTTAATTAATGTGTACGTATGTGTGTGTGTACTATAAGagcaaagaaaaaataatatatgcAGTATTTCACTTTCCACCAGCCTTTGTACTTGGTTACGGATATTAAGCCAATCTACAAAAGCTGTTGTTAAATGTGAATTTAACACTTGGTGAAATTTCTTCTCTATGGTAAATTCATGTGGCATTTAGATTGGCCCAGAAAGATAAAGATCAAGGTACTGCATGATTTTGTGCAAACTATAATACAATACTCACACGAGCTTAAAACCTATCCCCATACTACACCTGTACCCTAGAATTAACCATTCAACATGCTAAATACTCCGGCAACACCCTCAATCTTAAACCTAATTCAACAAGGCATGAGTACAAGgggaagaatttgaagttttCTGCTCAAATTGAACTAGACCATGGAGAATATATCTGGATGATTGGAAGTTCTGAAAGTTTTAAGTCATATATAGATttatcagaagaagaagaaagtcataTGTGATCTCTTCCAGGATATATATTGAAAAAGTAAAGAATTATAGAGAACTTTTATAGATAAATGACAAATCTTTGGGACAGTCAGAAGAAAGTGCAGCAGTTAGTTTaacatcctttttctttttggctATTTAGTGCGACTGTACTTCCGCAACAGATTAGGCCTGCAGCTAAAGGGCAATAGTGAATACAGCAATCACTTGTGCTGTTTGTTTCCGAGAAACATTAAGACACACAAATAGAGCTAAAATTGGGATGCTAGAAATCGACATGCAAGCAGTGGCGTAGCTAGGATTTGAAGCTTATGACAAACATTAAGACAAATACAAAGTTTGAACCAAAactactgggttcggccgaacccgtaaTCGAAAGCCCTAGTTCCGCCGATCATGCAAGTGCATGAAAGATAGGGAGGTGGAGAGGGAGAAAGAGTACTGTTGACAGCAAGCCATTCATTAATATCTTCGCCTGGGGGGAGCCTTACAGCCTCTCTCAAGTTTCCACTACCTAACGTGGCATCAATATGCTTCCTTAACTGTGCCCCCTGCAATAGCAGAAAAGGAGAACAACATAAGGAAGATGACCTAGTTAATAGGAAAATACTTTTCTTCTACTCCACAGTTCATGGATCACATCAACTGTCTGACCAGAATAGAAATGTCCTGGAAAATGATAAACTAGGAAGAAGACATAGAACAGATAGAAGAAAATTCATCCAGAAAAGCACAAATCTCCAGTAAATTTGTTGATAAGGAACAATTACTGCCTTGAAACTGCATTAAACAAATGAACTTAACATGTTTTCATGATAATATGCAGGCTCCATAGCTTGAATACCAGAAATGATTAATCCAGTTGAAGATACAAGAGAATAATACCAAAAGGCTAGAGCCCGCCTAATAGTGCTCATCAACCCAATTGTGTATCTTTAGATATATCTGTAAATGCTTACAAGTTCAATATCTGCCACAAGGATCTAAACTCATAGCATGCAATACTCTCGACTGTTGAAACTAGCCTGAACAAAACTTATCATATCAAAATTTGAAGCTTAGATGTGCCTTAAGAGCTCCAAACACAATTTTGAAATGTTTATCAGAGTTATGACACTATATAATaatccttttcaaaaaataattgatTTCATATCATCCTGATGCTTCTCAAACGAACAGAAAGTGTGCCAATCTATGCCACAAACCTTGCTAAAAAGAAACCGGATCTCATGTGAACCAAAAGCACAGATTTATCATAATATCAAAATTAACCACCTCGCTGGCCACATAGTTAATTAGGATGGCATTGACAAGACAAAATGACTTGCTCACTTAACATTCTAAAGTCCGATATTTTATATATCTCATTCGCAAAGTCGAAAGCTCCCtaaaatcaaataatattaacttttaaggccAAGCTCATCTAGTCACTGCCTCACTCTCCAAACAAGTAGAATAACTCTCACAGTTCTCAAAATCCCAACTATCATGGTCAATCAATCATAAAAGCACATTAGCATGAAGATAGTAACGCTAAGAATCATTGAGAATTGGTCAAACATAGTTAGTCTGCCCTAAAGCTTGAAGGTTGCTCTTTCTTTGACAACCGAAAAGTTTCAGAAATTGGAGGCATTAACATCAACACAGTGATTGAAAGAGTTAACACACAGGAAATAAGTACCCAAAGCACAAAAAAACTACAGGAGAATTCCTTCTCCTGGACTAAGAAATCGAGCAACCTTACTCCCTGAAGGTGCACTTTTTTTGGGCCGGAATGTTCTCTGGTTCCTATATAGAAAGAATAAACAATGTATTAGATGAAGATGCGCATGACTACAGACAACTATCCAGCCAAATGTGAAAGTGAGGTGCACTAAAAGTTAAAGCTCAACGCAACCACCGGCAACACATGAGCAAATTACAGATTAAGCAGGTCAAACTAAAACCAGTAGAATTTCACAGTGTATaaagcaaatatatatatacttgaaatAAAAATGCCAAGCTATAGTGTTCTCTTCATTCAGACGAACTCTTGaagtttctttttatttatttattttccttttaccATCTCTGGAATCCTTTGGTTCTTAAACCAATCAGGACAAGCAAGCTATACATCTTTTACAAATGAAACTATGAAAAATATGATCCATCTACATGAATAATTTAGTAATTGGCAAAAATGTGAAAGGTTCCATATATAGGCATTTCAGCTTCATTAcaaaattaaacaataaaataagtttgattcatttatACAGCAATAATCTTTTAAGAAGAGAAAAACACGACAGTAAGTTCCTTCAATTGACATGCCCAGCTTCATTGAAGAATAGGGTAATGGCAACGTCAAATACATGTCATGGAACACTGATAGCTaacccaaatttcaatctcaaaacagtTAAACAAAATGGTAATTATATATGTGTAGCATCAAAGCCACAATAAAAAGAAGCTCCTAACAAATTCCATACATCTCAGGCGTATACACAGCTAACCCCAAAATGGCCAAAGGAATCAAGCATCCTTAAACCTCATCTAGCGTATCAGCATTCATTCAAAGAAAAAATCTAAACCAATATAACATTAGTAGGTCAAAaattttattaaagaaaaaaCACAAATATAGAAGACGAAAAAAAATCCAGATCAACGGATACCCTATGTAGTAATCAGAGATCACTAAACATAGAAAAATCAGCACCCAATTtccagaaaaagaaaataacaattcACAACATTCCCATAGAAACAAAGATTACAATTTTACCTTCCAAGACCAAAAAGACTCATGATTAATTTTAGATATTGGGAAAGAGAAATTCAAAAAGTTTGGATCTTTGAGAAGAAGGAGAACAAAGAGGGGGCAGCGGAGAAGAAGTTTAAAGCTGACCAACAGGAGAGGGGGCTTTTATTTATTCGCGGGCGGGCAGTTTGCctttatttttctctattttctaatGGAGGTAAGAGGAAAAAATGCCGTCTCCCACTGACTTCGCATCTGAGAACTTGACACCTCCTAAACCTTAAAAtgcaaaagcaaaaaggaaaatttaaataaaaatagttTGAGGTTAATGGTTTGTTAAAGGTCAgtttttctttcaacttttttaaccaaatttaaatgtgtaaaaatggagaagttttattttgtgtctcgtaCAAtttacactagttgtatgaggctcttttttgtctcacaaatttgtgaaccccaatcttacacttctgggtccacaaatctgtgagacaaaaaagttgtctcatacaactagttatgagacacaaaataaaattttccgtaaaaaatgtattttgatgtAGTAAATGGTAGCCTTTCACATTTGAAATCTTCATAAAAATGGACAATGATAGAAAAAAAATTGTAATAATTGTGAAATATTTTCATACACAAACAAAATTGATACACCTAAAACATAATGATGGATTTTCCTTTCCGTATACTCTTTTAGTTTCTCAACAAGGTCACATACAACCcaacttgatatatatatatatatatatatatatatatatatatatatatatatatatatatatatatatatataattttcaaATAGAAATTCTAAAATAAAATGCTAATAAAAATAACTTTGTGAATTTGAAGGATGTTTATCTAAGAACTGAATTACCATTCAGCATTAATTTACAAAAAATGTAAATGACACAATTTGTTATACGATTTCAAGATGTATTcttgaatttttagaatttattgaGAATGTATGTATCTAAAGTGTTCACACGTCGTCAAGTTAACTTCTTTGAATTTCTATAGAAGCATCAAATATTCCATAGCTAATCTAGTAATCTTTAGTGAGTATTTCCTTTGtcattttcttctctctcttttcaaacttttattttcatatttcttgataattttgatgttaaataactattttgaaGATAAATATATTTACCGACATGTAAACACTTTTTGGTAGTTATAACAACTCTAACCTCAATGATTATAAATATAATAACATAAGCAAAACAATTTTCCATTCATTTGGTCTCAAACTCAAAGTGCAATTACAAAGGTTATCAAGGAAACGAAATGCAAAATTTGTAGAAGTTGGATCTGAAGTATTAATCTAAGCCAGCAAACCAACTCAAGGTTATGAGCTCCGCAATAATGGCAAGGGTTAATAAGCTTTCGGAGAAGAGTAATACTAGTGAGGAGAAGGAGCATGTGGGAGACTAATGAATAAGGAAAACATTACGAGAATAAGAATATACTGTGGCAATTCTATCATTTATTTGCTAACAAAATGGGGCTTTTTGTATTGGTAAATCGGTGTTATCGTGTGGAATAATAAAAAGATGACACGTAGCAAAGCGatttaggcctcatttgtttgcacttaatgaaggtctgaatcttaatcattcagatctcaaacattaagtgcgtttgttttaaagtttgaatcttaattattcagatcttaatcattaagtgtgtttgttttttttacttcacaaccacttaatgggtaTGAATAGagatctataacagagacttaatttcattaagatgttatcacatattcattattaactgccgCCACTGCCTACTATTATCAACTATCACCATGCTACCACCACCATCATACTCgaccaccaccaccactaccaccatagacaaccaccaccaccaccaccatcatcctcaatcatagtcGCCACCATTATCGACCATCACCATCCATCATCCCCACCACTCTGACCACCATCATTCTCACCCACAGTCAATACCTATCCACCTTAACTACTACAACCAACCACTCCATCACCATTAACGACCACCACTGGCACCGCCCATCATTATAACCTACcaccaccttcctcaatcacaaaccaccacccgccattattaactatcaccacccaccaccaccatcctcaatcataatcgtCACTACTACcaatcactactagctactagcatgaaccaccatcatcaaccaaaactaccaccaaccaccgcctctagtcggcattcacccgttagccatcaccaccaacaactatcatattttaaaaaattatatattttattgatacaatattagattagttagtattttatttgaattttatgtttattatttttcaaataaagataaattttatgcattcagatgttaaaaatcaagcag includes the following:
- the LOC107825285 gene encoding MOB kinase activator-like 1A; translation: MSLFGLGRNQRTFRPKKSAPSGSKGAQLRKHIDATLGSGNLREAVRLPPGEDINEWLAVNTVDFFNQVNLLYGTLTEFCTPENCPTMTAGPKYEYRWADGVQIKKPIEVSAPKYVEYLMDWIETQLDDESIFPQRLGAPFPSNFKDVVKTIFKRLFRVYAHIYHSHFQKIVSLKEEAHLNTCFKHFILFTHEFGLIDKKELAPLQEIIESIIVPY